In the Trichoderma atroviride chromosome 4, complete sequence genome, TCCATTGTACATGCTCTGCCAAAATCTATAGCTCCTGCTGTCGAGAGCTTTTATCTGAGAGACGCCAACTCCTTAAAGCCTATTTTATCGTCATCAACACCCCTAGAATTCCTCCCAGAAGACTTTGTCACAGTCAGCGTGAGATTTAGCAAAACTCTCTACGCTCAACTCAAATCTCAAAGATTCGATACACCGCCGAGATGGGAATCCGTATTCAAAAGTACTAAAAACGAGAATCTATCATCAAATGAAGAGCTGAAAAGGGTTGAGCGCTTAGAGACTGGCATGAAACTCACGTGTGGTTTTGAGATGCTCGCCAAGGATGCAGAAAATAGCAAGAGCAGAGTTGTCCGTGAGATGGCCATAATGCTAGAAGACCTGCAAGAAGATAGAAGCTCAGTCTTACCATCTGATGACGACATCAAGCTGTGGGATCGAGTTGATCaggacgacgatgattcATGGCTTGATATTAATTACGAGGATTTCGAGCGCGAACTCGAGGGCAAACAAGCTCAAGCATCTTCAAAGGGGGCATCTGGCTTCGGCGAGTCACAGACTCAACAAGATTTGCGAAAGATTGTCTCGCGTTTTGAAGCTTTCCTCAATGACGATAGTGCAGGATTGGATGGTGCTGAGCTAGACAGGATGGACGTTGAcaacgacgatgaggaagaggaggaagatgatcaGGACGAAGAGGTGAactttgacgaggaggcCTTTGCTAGAATGATGAGGGAGATGATGGGATTTACAACGACAGCCACTAGGAAAGAAGTGCAGGGAAGTAAAACCAAGGCTGCAGAAGATCACTCTGACAGCGAAAACGACAGTGAAGCGGAAGAAGATAGAGATATTCAGGATCTCGCCTCTCGCATGGAGGCTGAACTCAAGGAGTACGGCACCCTTCAGCTCGATCCACCAACCGCTGGGCGTGCCATTAAGTCAAAAGAAGGctcagagaagaagggcaaggagAAAGAACAGCCACTGCAAGGACAAAACGCCCAATCAGCCAATGACTCTGAtaatgacgacgacgacgaggtcgATATTGACTACAACCTGGCCAAAAACCTGCTCGAGAGTTTCAAGAGCCAGGGTGGTATGGCTGGTCCCGCGGGAAATCTGATGGGGCTGATGGGTTTCCAGCTGCCGCGTGATGAGGATAGTGGAAGCGAAGGGGGCGAGTAAGAGAGGTTATAAACTCAACTAGAACTACATCCAAGTAATGCGGACTTTATCAGAGTGTCAACTTTGCGTTTACGTATCAAAGAAGGTATATCCGCCAATATGAATTACCAATTGAGATAAACAACTACCATATATCTAAAGCTAATTATACCAAATACTCCTTGCTCGTACAATATgatgtttctcttcttttctaatGAAGCCAAGATGCCAATACCCAAGCAACAAGCAGCGATTAGCCCACGTCAAAGAGCTCGAATCTGATCTACTCCTCTTTCGTCTCCTCTTTCGTCTCCTCTTTCGCCTCCTCTTTCGCGGCCTTCCCCGGGTTGCCACTCTTCTGCTCGCCCGTCATGTCATAGAGCGCATTGATGTTATACcgcttcagctcctcccaCTCCTTGCCGTCGACGACAGAGATTCCACAAAACATCTATCATTCACGCATTGTCAGTTTTTATTGTACTCGAGTCTCATCACGCGCCGTGATCAGCGAATAAAAGGGGGTTTCGAGGAGTAATGATGCGACATACCTGGAATATCTCGACGAGGATAACCTTGTCTGGGGTTCTGAGGTTAACTTTATGCTCGGGCTTGACCATGCCGGCAATCATCTTGATGACTGCTTCTGATTTGAGAATGGTGTGATTTCTCAAAGTGTGTCGGATAGCATACTGCTCATGTTGCACGTCAGTCACAATTctgtttgagaagaagagtaagAAGCCCTCTCAACCCAAGTCAAAACTCACAGTACAAGCGGGAGATGCCTCAGCTTGCTGGGCTTCTGTCACCGGCTCAGCCGTTTGAGCCGCCTCTTTTACTTCTTCCGTCTTTTCATCTGAGCCTTCTGCTGTCATtttctcctcgtcctcgtcctcttcctccttttcttcgtcaTTCAAGCTGAAAAACGATGAAAGAACTTTGCGCGCGACTCGCTGAATCCCCTTCTCCGTCGCCTTGTCCGTGTCCATCACAGGCGTCAGTCGGTTAATGTACTTGCACTTGCGATCCTTGGGGCTGGGGCACTCTTGCGCGTCCCTGCAGATCCGGAGGACCAGCTGATACGGGTCCAccggcttcatcgtcttcatgaagaagacgcaCTCGATCGCGACTGCTACCGGCGAGAAGACCCTTCGTTCTTTGGGCTTCCGAGACTCCTTCATCGCGTCAAGCTCCTTTTGAATGGACGTCTCAatgtcttctgcttcatctccGGACTGAGCCTGTGCCTCTGATGCGTCAACTGGTGGTTTGATGCCGTACATCTTTTCACCATACTATCAATCAATGTATTTAGTTAAACCCCCCATcaaacagcaaaaaaagcTCGTGCTATCAAAGACCTAGAGAAATTGCAAATAACGCTCTTACCTCTTCACACATGGCTGTAAACTCTCGGACTGCCTTGCACTTCATACCTCTGGCATACGTGACCCAAATGCCTTCATCGCCCACGTCAAGCGCGGTGCCCATTTCCACTCTGCCGGCAtattttgccttttgagccggcgtcttccatcttccagctgcgCCCTCCTTTTTCAGTAGCTTCAGTTAGTTTCAATTTCGCCTCATAATATGGTAATGCTATACAGAACATAGGAGACGAGGTCGAGATTTTCTCTAAGAAAGACGCATGGATTCATGATATAtacctttctcttcttgaaaGCAGAGCCGTCGGCTCCCCCAgggccttgttttctttttgatgcAGTGTCCGCCATTTCAATTGATCTCTTAGTCAGAATTGCCGGACGAAATGCGTGAAAAACAATTTGTATAAGATGCAATATGAGCTCGCAAGGACAGTGTATTTTATTTTGAAGCCTGGCGATTAGATACGGCGAAAGAGTAGCAGGTACCTAGACTTAGGAGGCGGGTTTAGGCACGAGAATGGTACCGAGAACTTCTTCTCACAGTCGGATTCGAGTGAACGTCACGTGATCACATCAACTCGGGTACTCTAAAGCAGCTCACAAACCAACTCACACGATAGAACAGCACGttatgagaaaaaaaaaattgaactTCAAATTTATAGGTACTTTATAATGTCCAGTTAATCCAAATATCATCCCGTcgttttcttcattttcaaaATCCTTCCCCGTCCAAACCTGCTTGATTAATGATCGGTACCTGCCTTGATCTATGCGTATCAGGTCTATTACAATCCAAAAGATGATAACCAGCTATCATGGCGGCCCTCATTACGCTGTCTTGGCATTGTTCCTCGCACTTGCTTCTGCCGTCATGATTAATGCTCGAGGAGCATCTTCTTTGGGCATATATAGCTCGACAAACTGGAGGCATTCTGCAGCGTTAAAGGTAGGGTCTGTGAGAAGACTttccagctcgtccttgGTCTTGACGGCGAACTTCTTGGCCGTCTTCGATCCGCCAAAGACGTCAACCAGAGCCTTGAAGTCCCAGTTTGCAATGTCGTTGTACTCGGCTTCCATGCCGTGAATAAATCGTTCAATGGTAAAGCCATCGTTGCAGATGACAAAGCTGAAAAGGAAAGAGTCAGTTATACTGTTCAGCTAGCAAGTGTGTATTTGTACTGATGTATACTCACATGATGGGCTTCAACTTGAGACGAATCATTGTGCTCAATTCTTGAGCAGTAAGCTGGAATGAGCCGTCACCAACAAAGAGGATAGTTCTGCGATCGCTGTTGTCGTCGGCAGCCGCAAGAACAGCTCCTTGGCAAGCACCGACGGACCAACCAATGCTTCCCCAAAGGACCTGAGAAAGCGCAGTAACACCAGACGGGAATTTAGTATCCCAGATGCCAAAGTTGGCTGTTCCAGTTTCGGTGATGACAATGTCATTCTTTTTCAGGAATTCTCCAACGCGCGGCCAGAAGAAAGCCTGTGTAATGACGGGTGAGCTATCTCGGTTCTTGGTAACTTCATTCTCGACGACTGGCGCTGGCTGGGCATTGATCTCAGATGCATCGAGCTGCTTAATCACTTGTCGCAGCACACCCCTCATCTGGACACCTGGATATGTCGAGTATTTGACAATGCAGTGGTCGCTGTGTAGATCAATCGTGTTCAGCTGTGAGGTGCGGTAAGAGAAACCGGCAGTGTTGAAGTCGCTCTGTAAGAGTGTGAGAAGTCAGATAATCGGCAAATAAGCGGAGGGCAAAAGCATCAGACATGGGCACGTACCTTGAGAGCACCGATTGTCAGTATCAAATCAGAAGACTCAACCATGTCCTTAACTTGCGGCGGATGTGAGCCGTCACCGGCATAGACACCGCCATATGTTGGGTGTTCTTCGTTAACAGCACCTTTACCCATAGGAGTGACAAAGACGGGGAGATTTGTCTTTTCAATAAGATCATGAACCTCGTCAAGGACACGATGACGGATAGCACAAGCATCGACAAGAATGACAGGGTTCTTTGCAGCACGGAGGTACTTGAGAACAACTTCAACGACGTATGCTTCGCTCTCGGGATCATTTGGAGGCTCCGACAAGTCAATTGGCTCCTTGAGTCTGGCGCCTTCTACCTTGGCCTGGACCATATCGGTGGGAAGCATGATGTAGACGGGTCGAGAACGAATGAAGCAAACGCGGAGGGCATGGTCGATCTGGGTAGCGATTTCGTTGGGATTGGTGAGTTTGGCCACTTCGCAGGAGATTTGAGCGCTCATgttggcaaagatgttgaaGTCACCGTTTCCGAGCGTGTGGTGGAGGAGCATGCCGTTTCGCTGCGAAACGGTGGAAGGGCAGCCGACGATGTGAACGACTGGGACGTGTTCCGAAAAGGCACCGGCAACGCCATTGATGGCTGAGAGCTCTCCCACTCCAAAAGTGGTGATGAGCGCTCCCATCTGCTTGACACGGGCATAGCCATCAGCAGCATAAGCTGGGAGAAGTCGCACCAGTTAGCAAGAGAATGTTCCTCAATGGATGGCTATTCAGATGGATATATGGATAGCTACTACACCACCATATCATATCAAATCAAATGCAATTGAAACTCACCCGCATTGAGTTCGTTGACGCTGCCAACCCATCTCAG is a window encoding:
- a CDS encoding uncharacterized protein (EggNog:ENOG41); amino-acid sequence: MSADGNVGETEAAIAGQLPENTVEYMLFVIDSQQAEARKKRPRLETIRKAVVELVQSLTKDYIWQRKGFEISFKSENGLLFLHGNTDYGDAIEDEWLIVYMLCELSKAHSDLWVRVGDSDGEFLLVEAANVLPRWLSPEIDHYRVWIHLGKIFLIPLNSKTKDEPSMRSQEEEQLSLLQAVTFLRSNTDALVHIPAIDSEAFHRLKKYPEQISNSIHHSLVTIPRAVASIVHALPKSIAPAVESFYLRDANSLKPILSSSTPLEFLPEDFVTVSVRFSKTLYAQLKSQRFDTPPRWESVFKSTKNENLSSNEELKRVERLETGMKLTCGFEMLAKDAENSKSRVVREMAIMLEDLQEDRSSVLPSDDDIKLWDRVDQDDDDSWLDINYEDFERELEGKQAQASSKGASGFGESQTQQDLRKIVSRFEAFLNDDSAGLDGAELDRMDVDNDDEEEEEDDQDEEVNFDEEAFARMMREMMGFTTTATRKEVQGSKTKAAEDHSDSENDSEAEEDRDIQDLASRMEAELKEYGTLQLDPPTAGRAIKSKEGSEKKGKEKEQPLQGQNAQSANDSDNDDDDEVDIDYNLAKNLLESFKSQGGMAGPAGNLMGLMGFQLPRDEDSGSEGGE